The proteins below come from a single Dinghuibacter silviterrae genomic window:
- the ffh gene encoding signal recognition particle protein encodes MFESLSERLETAFKQVKGQGRITDLNVAATVKEIRKALVDADVNYKIAKEFTDKVKDKATGEKVINAISPGQLMVKIVKDELAGLMGGEASELVLKGNPAVILIAGLQGSGKTTFSGKLANYLKLKKGKSPLLVAADIYRPAAIDQLKVLGGQIGVDVYSEPDTKDAVQIARNAVKEAHSKNKNVVIIDTAGRLAVDEAMMAEVAAIKDAVQPQEILFVVDSMTGQDAVNTAKVFNDRLDFGGVVLTKLDGDTRGGAALSIRYIVDKPIKFVSSGEKLDTLDVFYPERMAQRILGMGDITTLVEKAQEQFDAEQAARLEKKIRKNQFDFADFKQQLEQIKKMGNIKDLLGMIPGVGKAVKDLDISDDAFKGIEAMINSMTPEERANPDVIDLSRRKRIAKGAGKDVSEVHQFMKQFDQMRQMMKMMNKMPMGRMGVPRG; translated from the coding sequence ATGTTTGAAAGTCTTAGTGAACGGCTGGAGACCGCGTTCAAGCAGGTAAAAGGGCAAGGCCGGATTACCGACCTGAACGTGGCGGCCACTGTGAAAGAGATCCGCAAGGCGTTGGTTGATGCCGACGTGAATTATAAAATCGCCAAGGAGTTCACCGACAAAGTCAAGGACAAGGCCACGGGGGAAAAGGTGATCAATGCGATCTCCCCCGGGCAGTTGATGGTCAAGATCGTCAAGGACGAGCTGGCCGGTCTGATGGGGGGTGAAGCCTCCGAACTTGTCCTCAAGGGCAATCCGGCGGTAATCCTTATCGCGGGTTTGCAGGGCTCGGGTAAAACGACCTTTAGCGGCAAACTCGCCAATTACCTGAAACTTAAGAAGGGAAAGTCGCCGCTGCTCGTGGCGGCGGACATCTACCGCCCCGCGGCCATCGACCAGCTTAAGGTGCTGGGGGGGCAGATCGGTGTAGACGTATACAGCGAACCGGACACCAAAGATGCAGTACAGATCGCGCGCAACGCGGTCAAAGAAGCGCATTCCAAAAACAAGAACGTCGTGATCATCGATACGGCCGGCCGGCTGGCGGTGGACGAAGCCATGATGGCGGAAGTCGCCGCGATCAAGGACGCCGTTCAACCCCAGGAAATCCTGTTCGTCGTGGATTCCATGACGGGCCAGGACGCGGTGAATACGGCCAAGGTGTTTAACGACCGGCTCGATTTTGGCGGGGTGGTGTTGACGAAGCTGGACGGGGATACCCGGGGCGGGGCGGCGTTGTCCATCCGGTATATCGTGGACAAGCCGATCAAATTTGTCAGCAGCGGGGAAAAGCTCGATACCCTGGATGTGTTTTACCCGGAGCGGATGGCCCAGCGTATCCTCGGAATGGGGGACATCACGACCCTGGTGGAGAAGGCCCAGGAACAATTTGACGCCGAACAGGCGGCCCGGCTGGAAAAGAAAATCCGGAAAAATCAGTTCGACTTTGCGGATTTTAAGCAACAGTTGGAACAGATAAAAAAAATGGGTAATATTAAAGACCTGCTGGGGATGATCCCCGGGGTGGGCAAGGCCGTCAAAGACCTGGATATCAGCGATGACGCCTTTAAAGGGATAGAGGCCATGATAAATTCCATGACCCCCGAGGAACGCGCCAACCCTGACGTGATCGACCTTAGCCGGCGGAAAAGGATCGCCAAAGGGGCCGGGAAAGACGTATCGGAAGTCCACCAGTTTATGAAGCAGTTCGACCAGATGAGACAGATGATGAAGATGATGAATAAGATGCCGATGGGCCGTATGGGCGTGCCCCGAGGGTAA
- a CDS encoding peroxiredoxin, producing the protein MSLRLGDIAPNFKASTTEGEIDFYEYLGSGWGVLFSHPADYTPVCTTELGRTAQLKDEFAKRNVKVLAVSVDPLDKHKGWVNDINETQSTTVTFPIIADPERHVADLYDMIHPNASDTLTVRSLFIIGPDRKVKLFITYPASTGRNFNEVLRVIDSLQLTANYSVSTPADWQDGQDVIVANSIPTEDAQKKFPKGVKVVKPYLRYTPQPNK; encoded by the coding sequence ATGAGTCTACGTCTTGGGGATATCGCTCCCAATTTCAAAGCTTCCACTACGGAAGGCGAGATCGACTTTTACGAATACCTGGGTAGCGGATGGGGCGTCCTGTTCTCTCATCCCGCGGATTATACACCCGTGTGTACGACGGAGCTGGGCCGCACCGCGCAACTGAAGGACGAGTTCGCCAAGCGTAATGTGAAGGTCTTGGCCGTGAGCGTGGATCCCCTGGACAAGCACAAGGGTTGGGTGAACGACATCAACGAGACGCAGTCTACGACGGTTACCTTTCCGATCATCGCCGATCCCGAAAGGCACGTGGCAGACCTGTACGACATGATCCACCCCAACGCATCGGATACGCTGACGGTCCGTTCTCTTTTCATCATCGGGCCGGACAGGAAGGTGAAATTGTTTATCACTTACCCGGCCAGCACCGGTCGTAATTTCAACGAAGTGCTCCGGGTGATCGATTCGCTACAGCTCACCGCCAATTACAGCGTGTCCACCCCGGCCGACTGGCAGGACGGACAGGACGTCATCGTGGCGAATTCCATACCGACAGAAGACGCACAAAAGAAATTTCCAAAAGGCGTGAAGGTTGTAAAACCTTATTTGCGCTATACGCCCCAGCCGAATAAGTAG
- a CDS encoding pseudouridine synthase, translating to MAKKPFDKFMNTRSNAAKKEGFRQAKREIKKEIAEGMARTKARKAEEAAQAKAIRAAGGVPTRNAHGARKTDAPAPHKPAHKAPRPETPQSKAAPKAPPHTDNPRPASPRPPAAPTEDRKFFVPAKPRKADSPEPRPIAPSAKVAARTRPVAPPKPRPARPETGEARPAAARPAPGSPAKAAPKAPSGPQMPLNKYIAHSGICSRREAADMVKEGVVKVNGKVITEPGHKIEKGDEVKVNGKKIVPTGNLVYILLNKPKDYITTSNDPEGRKTVIDLVRKATDERVYPVGRLDRNTTGVLLLTNDGELAQKLAHPAYEVKKVYEVRLDKELTKKDFDHIMAGVTLEDGPITPDALAYADSKDKSVIGIEIHSGKNRIVRRLFEHMGYTVKNLDRVMYAGLTKKNVDRGRWRFLAEKEVRLLKFLNTSFTRKKV from the coding sequence ATGGCAAAGAAACCATTCGACAAATTCATGAACACCCGCAGCAATGCGGCCAAGAAAGAAGGATTCCGCCAAGCCAAACGCGAGATCAAAAAAGAGATCGCCGAAGGCATGGCCCGCACCAAGGCCCGTAAAGCCGAAGAGGCCGCCCAGGCAAAAGCCATCCGCGCCGCCGGCGGGGTCCCCACCCGGAACGCCCACGGCGCCCGCAAGACCGACGCACCCGCGCCGCACAAACCCGCGCACAAGGCGCCGCGTCCTGAAACGCCGCAGTCCAAAGCCGCTCCCAAAGCGCCGCCGCACACGGACAATCCGCGCCCCGCAAGCCCACGCCCGCCGGCCGCGCCCACCGAAGACCGCAAATTCTTCGTCCCCGCGAAGCCCCGGAAGGCCGATTCCCCGGAACCCCGCCCGATCGCACCCTCCGCAAAAGTCGCCGCAAGGACTCGCCCGGTTGCACCCCCGAAGCCTCGTCCAGCCCGCCCTGAAACAGGCGAGGCCAGGCCCGCCGCGGCTCGCCCCGCCCCAGGCTCCCCCGCGAAGGCGGCCCCCAAAGCCCCCAGCGGCCCCCAAATGCCCCTTAACAAATACATCGCGCACAGCGGCATCTGCTCCCGCCGTGAAGCCGCGGATATGGTAAAAGAGGGCGTGGTAAAGGTCAACGGCAAAGTGATCACCGAACCCGGTCATAAAATCGAAAAGGGCGACGAGGTAAAAGTCAATGGCAAAAAAATTGTCCCTACGGGTAACCTGGTCTATATCCTGCTCAACAAACCCAAAGACTATATCACGACCAGCAACGACCCCGAGGGCCGCAAGACCGTGATCGACCTGGTCCGCAAGGCCACCGACGAACGCGTCTACCCCGTGGGCCGGCTGGATCGCAATACCACCGGGGTGCTGCTCCTGACCAACGACGGCGAGCTCGCACAAAAGCTGGCGCACCCTGCCTACGAGGTGAAAAAGGTATACGAGGTACGGCTCGACAAGGAGCTTACCAAAAAGGACTTCGACCACATCATGGCCGGGGTCACGCTCGAAGACGGCCCCATTACACCCGACGCGCTGGCCTATGCGGATTCGAAAGACAAAAGCGTCATCGGCATTGAGATCCACAGCGGCAAAAACCGCATCGTGCGCCGCCTTTTTGAGCACATGGGCTACACGGTCAAAAACCTCGACCGGGTCATGTATGCCGGTCTTACCAAAAAGAATGTGGACCGCGGCCGCTGGCGTTTTTTAGCGGAGAAAGAAGTCCGGCTGCTCAAGTTCCTCAACACATCGTTTACGCGTAAGAAAGTCTAG
- a CDS encoding RluA family pseudouridine synthase: MQKKSIDILADTPSFIAVHKPSGMLSIPDREQTEVSLRELLNEAYGKVFTVHRLDRDTSGVIVFAKTAEAHQYFSAQFEGREVRKYYLGFVHGQPVQESGTIDGPIMENPQKRGSMIVHAKGKPSLTDYTVLESFGILSLVQFQIHTGRTHQVRVHSKDMGHPIVVDPLYGDGQPVLLSSIKRKFKLSKYEETERPLLGRLALHAWKIGFTDPEGQEWEIEAPLPKDMAALLNQLRKWKG, encoded by the coding sequence GTGCAGAAGAAAAGTATCGACATACTCGCCGACACCCCGTCGTTTATTGCCGTCCACAAACCCTCCGGGATGCTGAGCATTCCTGACCGGGAACAAACCGAAGTCTCGTTAAGGGAGCTCCTGAATGAAGCCTACGGTAAAGTCTTTACGGTACACCGCCTGGACCGGGACACCAGCGGTGTCATCGTCTTTGCCAAGACCGCAGAAGCCCACCAATACTTCTCCGCGCAGTTCGAAGGGCGCGAGGTCCGCAAATATTACCTCGGATTCGTACATGGACAACCCGTGCAGGAAAGCGGCACGATAGACGGCCCCATCATGGAAAACCCCCAGAAACGAGGTTCCATGATCGTCCACGCCAAGGGCAAGCCCTCCCTCACCGACTATACCGTGTTGGAATCCTTTGGTATCCTATCCCTGGTCCAATTCCAGATCCACACCGGCCGTACCCACCAGGTAAGGGTACACAGCAAGGACATGGGCCATCCCATCGTCGTAGACCCGCTGTACGGGGACGGGCAGCCCGTATTACTGTCGTCGATCAAACGGAAATTCAAACTCTCCAAATACGAGGAAACCGAGCGGCCCCTCCTGGGAAGACTGGCGCTACACGCCTGGAAAATTGGGTTCACCGACCCGGAAGGTCAGGAATGGGAGATCGAGGCGCCGCTGCCCAAAGACATGGCAGCCCTCCTCAACCAACTGAGAAAATGGAAGGGCTAG
- a CDS encoding phosphoadenylyl-sulfate reductase, whose product MEYLNDIQTYAETHSTEELLRYVADLFPGAVRLSSSLGQEDQVLTDMIAKGNINVQIFTLDTGRLFYETYELLEKTTARYRIPVDVFYPDAAEVEALVRLRGINGFYESIDNRKACCHVRKVQPLARALAGARVWVTGIRADQSANRHDMPFVEWDEARGLYKLNPLLNWTFPEVEAYLHQHNVPYNTLHDKGFVSIGCAPCTRAIEPGEDPRAGRWWWETSQKECGLHGVKQ is encoded by the coding sequence ATGGAGTATTTGAATGACATACAGACGTACGCGGAGACCCATTCCACGGAAGAGCTCTTGCGGTACGTAGCGGATCTTTTCCCGGGCGCGGTCCGGTTGTCCTCCTCTTTAGGACAGGAAGACCAGGTCCTGACGGACATGATCGCGAAGGGAAATATCAACGTGCAGATTTTCACCCTGGACACGGGCCGGCTTTTCTACGAGACATACGAGCTCCTGGAGAAGACCACGGCCCGTTACCGCATCCCCGTGGACGTCTTTTATCCGGATGCGGCCGAGGTGGAAGCCCTCGTCCGGTTGAGGGGAATCAACGGTTTTTACGAATCCATCGACAATCGCAAGGCTTGTTGCCATGTCCGCAAGGTTCAACCCCTGGCCCGCGCCCTGGCCGGGGCCCGCGTTTGGGTCACAGGCATCCGCGCCGACCAGTCGGCCAACCGGCACGACATGCCGTTCGTGGAGTGGGACGAAGCACGCGGGTTGTACAAACTCAATCCGCTGCTCAACTGGACCTTCCCCGAAGTGGAGGCTTATCTTCACCAGCACAACGTTCCCTATAATACTTTACACGACAAGGGCTTTGTCAGTATCGGGTGCGCACCGTGTACCCGCGCGATCGAACCCGGGGAAGACCCGAGGGCCGGTCGCTGGTGGTGGGAAACGTCCCAGAAAGAGTGCGGATTACACGGCGTAAAACAGTAA
- the cysD gene encoding sulfate adenylyltransferase subunit CysD gives MSSSSIFPRALEEEAIYIMREVAAQFERPALLFSGGKDSITLVHLARKAFYPAAIPFPLLHVDTGHNFPETIAFRDELVARTGARLIVRYVQDSIDQGKVKEETGKFASRNMLQTVTLLDAIEEFKFDACIGGARRDEEKARAKERIFSVRDDFGGWDAKKQRPELFDMLNGRIHVGENVRVFPISNWTELDVWNYIKEEGLDLPSLYFSHERSIIERDGFYWPHSEFLQTTPDEIPFAATVRFRTVGDMTCTAAVLSEADSVDDIISEILEATISERGARMDDKRSEAAMEKRKQVGYF, from the coding sequence ATGAGTTCCAGCAGTATTTTCCCCAGGGCCCTCGAAGAGGAAGCCATTTATATAATGAGAGAAGTGGCGGCGCAGTTCGAACGCCCCGCCCTGTTGTTTTCGGGTGGTAAGGATTCCATCACCCTCGTGCACCTGGCGCGGAAGGCCTTTTATCCGGCGGCCATTCCTTTCCCGTTGCTCCACGTGGACACGGGGCACAATTTCCCCGAGACCATTGCCTTCCGGGATGAGCTGGTGGCCCGCACGGGTGCCCGGCTGATCGTCCGTTATGTCCAGGATTCCATCGACCAGGGCAAGGTCAAGGAAGAGACCGGTAAGTTCGCCAGCCGGAACATGCTCCAGACGGTAACGCTCCTGGACGCCATCGAAGAATTCAAGTTCGATGCATGTATCGGTGGGGCGCGCCGGGACGAGGAAAAGGCCAGGGCAAAGGAGCGCATCTTCTCTGTCCGGGACGACTTCGGCGGCTGGGACGCGAAAAAACAACGCCCGGAGCTTTTCGACATGCTCAACGGTCGCATCCACGTGGGGGAAAACGTGCGCGTATTCCCCATCTCGAACTGGACGGAGCTGGATGTCTGGAATTATATAAAAGAAGAGGGCCTGGACTTGCCTTCCCTGTATTTTTCCCACGAACGTTCCATCATCGAAAGGGATGGGTTTTACTGGCCGCATTCGGAATTCCTGCAAACCACGCCGGACGAAATACCTTTCGCCGCCACGGTGCGTTTCCGCACGGTAGGGGATATGACGTGTACGGCCGCGGTCCTTTCCGAGGCGGACAGTGTGGACGACATTATTTCGGAGATCCTGGAAGCCACCATCTCCGAGCGGGGCGCGCGGATGGACGACAAGCGTTCGGAAGCGGCCATGGAAAAACGCAAACAAGTAGGTTACTTTTAA
- a CDS encoding sulfate adenylyltransferase subunit 1: MEVLRIATAGSVDDGKSTLIGRLLYDTRSIADDRLEAISQASKRKGLDFTDLSLLTDGLIAEREQGITIDVAHIYFSTPTRKYIIADTPGHVEYTRNMITGASNAQASIVLIDARNGVVEQTRRHLYIASLLRMKDVIVCVNKMDLVSFETSAFNAIRVEVLGLADQLGIDRSTLHFIPVAAKGGDNVVTAGSDNMPWYKGPSLLALLESLQPGKGLTDLPLRFPVQYVIRPHQDAFHDFRGYAGKIASGSWSVGDSVVVLPSARTATISGLFKGTEAVSSASAGESITVTLAEDVDVSRGNMLVRQDQGGYPEVSNFTARIAWMDEHEMKEGKTFLLQHAQQVVKVKVLGVEEVLDIHTFQRAEEKKSFHLNDIGTIRLKSAKPLFLDRYADNPANGAFILIDEFSNNTVAVGFVS, encoded by the coding sequence ATGGAAGTTTTACGGATTGCTACCGCGGGTAGCGTTGATGATGGAAAAAGCACGCTCATCGGGCGGTTGCTCTATGATACGCGTTCGATTGCGGATGACAGGCTGGAAGCGATCAGCCAGGCCAGCAAACGCAAGGGGCTTGACTTTACGGATTTATCCTTGCTGACCGACGGCCTTATTGCCGAACGCGAGCAAGGCATCACTATAGACGTAGCGCATATTTATTTTTCCACCCCCACCCGCAAGTATATCATCGCCGATACCCCGGGTCACGTGGAGTACACACGCAATATGATCACCGGGGCCTCGAATGCCCAGGCATCCATCGTCCTGATCGATGCCCGCAACGGGGTCGTCGAGCAGACCCGCCGGCACCTTTATATTGCCTCGTTGTTGCGGATGAAGGACGTCATCGTGTGTGTCAACAAGATGGACCTGGTATCTTTTGAAACCTCGGCATTCAACGCCATACGGGTCGAAGTACTCGGCCTGGCGGATCAACTGGGGATAGACCGTTCCACCCTGCATTTCATACCGGTGGCCGCAAAAGGTGGGGACAACGTCGTCACGGCTGGTTCGGATAACATGCCCTGGTACAAGGGGCCCTCCCTTCTGGCGTTGCTGGAGTCGCTGCAACCGGGGAAGGGTTTAACCGATCTTCCTTTGCGGTTCCCCGTTCAATATGTGATCCGTCCGCACCAGGATGCTTTCCATGACTTCAGGGGTTATGCCGGTAAGATCGCCAGCGGGAGCTGGAGCGTTGGCGACAGCGTCGTCGTGTTGCCTTCGGCGCGTACGGCTACTATTTCGGGCTTGTTCAAAGGCACGGAGGCTGTTTCTTCTGCTTCCGCCGGGGAAAGCATCACCGTGACCCTGGCAGAGGACGTGGACGTAAGCCGGGGCAATATGCTCGTCCGGCAAGACCAGGGTGGCTACCCGGAAGTCAGCAACTTTACCGCCAGGATCGCCTGGATGGATGAGCACGAAATGAAGGAAGGGAAAACGTTCCTGCTCCAGCATGCCCAGCAGGTGGTCAAGGTCAAAGTCCTGGGGGTGGAAGAAGTCCTCGACATCCATACGTTCCAGCGCGCGGAAGAGAAAAAGTCGTTTCACCTCAACGACATCGGCACCATCCGGTTAAAGTCCGCGAAGCCGCTGTTCCTGGATAGATATGCGGATAATCCAGCAAATGGGGCGTTTATCCTGATCGATGAGTTTTCGAATAATACAGTGGCCGTCGGATTTGTTTCCTAG
- a CDS encoding DinB family protein, translating to MSYSIPAGAYAQTEDVPAYLGYLKGHLAVFPAYMSGLSEEGRLNRSAPGKWSRQEILGHLVDSATYNLMRFLRAPLEPSPYLIPTYPQVELVRMNRYQDLPLGHVLTLWEGLNRQIIYVVEGLDATQLALPVQVRDGSLPSLGWLFCDYVAHLEHHLAQVYAR from the coding sequence ATGTCATACAGCATTCCAGCCGGTGCCTATGCACAAACAGAGGACGTCCCGGCGTACTTAGGGTATCTCAAGGGGCACCTCGCGGTGTTCCCTGCTTATATGAGCGGACTGAGCGAAGAGGGGCGTCTTAACCGGTCCGCTCCCGGGAAGTGGTCCCGGCAGGAGATCCTGGGTCATTTGGTGGACTCCGCCACCTATAACCTGATGCGGTTTTTGCGGGCACCGTTGGAGCCTTCGCCCTATCTGATACCCACTTATCCGCAGGTGGAACTGGTTCGTATGAACCGTTACCAGGACCTGCCGCTGGGGCATGTGCTCACCCTTTGGGAGGGGCTGAACCGCCAGATCATTTATGTAGTAGAGGGGCTTGACGCGACGCAGCTGGCGCTTCCGGTGCAGGTGAGAGACGGGAGTCTTCCCAGCCTCGGGTGGTTGTTTTGCGACTACGTCGCGCATCTGGAGCATCACCTGGCACAGGTGTACGCGCGGTAA
- the rlmN gene encoding 23S rRNA (adenine(2503)-C(2))-methyltransferase RlmN has product MIETQAKRNIRHLSPQELEAYFQEKGQPRFRAGQVYEWLWSKKARSFSEMTNLSKDLRAELEETFVLPALSVDTSQFSSDGTVKSRFRTADGHLVEGVLIPTEDRQTACVSSQIGCSLSCKFCATGYMGRKRNLDFDEIYDEVALLNQQAEVTYGKKLTNIVFMGMGEPLLNYKNVLAAIERIGAPDGLGMSPRRVTVSTAGVAKMIRQLGDDQVRFKLALSLHAANDKKRSEIMPINDSNNLKALVDALNYFYKQTSGEVTFEYILFDQFNDSLQDADELVKLFRKVPADLVNIIEYNPIDAARFSKPSEDKIRQFMDHLTANKVNARLRRSRGKDIDAACGQLANKA; this is encoded by the coding sequence ATGATCGAAACTCAGGCCAAACGGAACATCCGCCACCTCTCCCCCCAGGAGTTGGAAGCGTATTTCCAGGAAAAGGGGCAACCCCGTTTCCGGGCCGGGCAGGTGTATGAATGGCTGTGGAGCAAAAAAGCAAGGTCCTTTTCGGAGATGACCAACCTCTCCAAAGACCTCAGGGCCGAGCTCGAAGAAACCTTTGTCCTTCCCGCGCTCTCCGTGGACACCAGCCAGTTCTCCAGCGACGGGACCGTAAAAAGCCGGTTCCGGACCGCGGACGGCCACCTCGTCGAGGGCGTGCTCATCCCCACCGAAGACCGCCAGACCGCCTGCGTCAGCTCCCAGATCGGGTGCTCCCTCAGTTGCAAGTTTTGCGCTACCGGGTATATGGGTCGCAAGCGTAACCTTGACTTCGATGAGATCTACGACGAAGTGGCCCTGCTCAACCAGCAGGCCGAGGTCACCTACGGCAAAAAACTCACCAACATCGTCTTTATGGGCATGGGCGAACCCCTGCTCAACTATAAGAATGTCTTGGCCGCCATTGAGCGCATCGGCGCCCCCGACGGGCTCGGCATGAGCCCCCGACGGGTTACCGTCTCTACCGCGGGTGTCGCAAAAATGATCCGTCAGCTCGGTGACGACCAGGTCCGTTTCAAGCTGGCCCTGTCCCTCCACGCTGCCAACGACAAGAAGCGCAGCGAGATCATGCCCATCAACGATTCCAACAACCTGAAAGCCCTCGTTGACGCGCTGAATTATTTTTACAAACAAACCTCCGGCGAGGTCACTTTCGAATACATCCTTTTCGACCAGTTCAACGACTCCCTCCAGGATGCCGACGAGCTCGTAAAACTGTTCCGCAAAGTCCCCGCCGACCTGGTCAATATCATCGAGTACAATCCCATCGACGCCGCCCGGTTCTCCAAACCCTCCGAGGACAAGATCCGGCAGTTTATGGACCACCTCACTGCAAACAAGGTCAACGCCCGTCTCCGCAGGAGCCGGGGCAAGGACATCGACGCTGCCTGCGGGCAGCTCGCCAATAAGGCCTGA
- the rpsP gene encoding 30S ribosomal protein S16, with amino-acid sequence MPVKIRLQRHGSKKRPFYFIVVADARAPRDGKFIQKLGTYNPLTVPASIQLDRQRALDWLHKGAQPTDTVRKILSFKGVLYLKHLLRGVKLGLFDEATAMTKFQKWHEEHEGKMKLKQEDHRKQRTQRRNQPIIRRTKPQGHDAPRHEGPAPEAQGE; translated from the coding sequence ATGCCAGTTAAAATCAGACTCCAACGCCATGGGTCTAAGAAAAGGCCATTCTATTTTATCGTGGTCGCAGACGCCCGTGCCCCCAGGGACGGGAAGTTTATTCAGAAGTTGGGCACCTACAATCCTCTGACTGTACCCGCTTCCATCCAACTCGACCGCCAGCGCGCCCTGGATTGGCTGCACAAAGGAGCACAGCCTACCGACACGGTCCGCAAAATCCTGTCTTTCAAGGGTGTATTGTATCTGAAGCACCTGCTCAGGGGTGTCAAACTGGGTTTGTTCGATGAGGCTACGGCCATGACCAAATTCCAGAAATGGCACGAAGAACACGAGGGTAAGATGAAGCTGAAGCAGGAAGACCATCGCAAACAACGTACGCAAAGGAGGAATCAACCGATCATCCGTCGTACAAAGCCCCAGGGCCATGACGCCCCGAGGCACGAAGGCCCGGCTCCTGAAGCACAAGGCGAATAA
- a CDS encoding thiolase family protein, producing MQTAYIIDAVRTPVGRYGGALSTCRPDDLLALVIKALLERNPGVDPGAIEDVIAGATNQAGEDNRDVARMSALLAGLPVGVGGNTVNRLCASGLQAIMDAARAIRCGEGDLYIAGGVESMTRAPLVMPKSDGAWSRKTEIYDSTIGWRFVNQRLTDLYYPYSMGETAENVAERWAITREEQDRYALRSQQLYAEALAAGKWDAEIIPVAVTPNKQEQVIVSKDEHPRATSLEKLSALRPAFAKGGSVTAGNSSGINDGASALLLAGEDAVKRFNLKPLARVVSAATAGVDPAIMGIGPVPSSTKALQRAGLGVKDLDLVELNEAFAVQVLACMRDLNLDLEKVNVNGGSIAIGHPLGCSGARISTTLLHEMRRRRARYGLATMCVGVGQGAAIVYEGIH from the coding sequence ATGCAGACAGCCTATATCATCGACGCCGTCCGGACGCCCGTAGGGCGCTATGGGGGCGCGCTTAGCACGTGCCGGCCGGACGACTTGCTGGCCCTTGTTATTAAAGCGTTATTGGAGCGGAATCCGGGGGTGGATCCCGGGGCGATCGAGGATGTGATCGCCGGGGCGACCAACCAGGCGGGGGAAGACAACCGGGATGTGGCCCGGATGTCTGCCTTGCTGGCGGGTCTGCCGGTGGGCGTCGGGGGGAACACGGTGAACCGGCTTTGTGCCTCCGGGTTGCAGGCGATCATGGACGCGGCCAGGGCCATCCGTTGTGGGGAGGGCGACCTGTATATCGCCGGTGGGGTGGAGAGCATGACCCGGGCGCCGCTCGTTATGCCCAAAAGTGACGGGGCGTGGTCCAGGAAAACCGAGATCTATGATTCGACGATAGGCTGGCGATTTGTGAACCAGCGGCTGACGGACCTTTACTATCCTTACAGCATGGGGGAAACGGCGGAGAATGTGGCGGAGCGCTGGGCGATCACCCGGGAGGAACAGGACCGCTACGCCCTTCGGAGCCAGCAACTGTATGCGGAAGCCCTTGCAGCGGGGAAGTGGGACGCGGAGATCATACCGGTGGCGGTGACACCGAACAAACAGGAACAAGTCATCGTGTCGAAGGATGAGCACCCCAGGGCGACGTCCCTGGAAAAGCTGTCGGCCCTCCGGCCCGCCTTTGCAAAAGGAGGATCGGTCACCGCCGGCAATTCGTCGGGGATCAACGACGGGGCGTCGGCCTTGTTGCTGGCCGGTGAGGATGCCGTGAAGCGCTTTAACCTCAAGCCGCTGGCGAGGGTGGTATCCGCGGCGACGGCGGGGGTGGACCCGGCGATCATGGGGATCGGCCCGGTGCCTTCTTCCACAAAGGCGTTGCAGCGCGCGGGGCTGGGGGTAAAGGACCTGGACCTGGTAGAATTGAACGAGGCGTTTGCCGTACAGGTCCTGGCCTGTATGCGGGACCTGAATCTGGACCTCGAAAAAGTGAATGTGAACGGGGGATCGATTGCTATCGGGCACCCGCTGGGTTGCAGCGGGGCTCGTATTTCGACGACGTTGTTGCACGAGATGCGCAGGAGGCGCGCCCGGTATGGGCTGGCCACGATGTGTGTCGGGGTGGGGCAGGGGGCGGCGATCGTCTATGAAGGAATTCATTAG
- a CDS encoding ribosome maturation factor RimM codes for MADQYFSIGRFVAAFGLKGELILRHSLGKGLRTLEVVFLENRKDGFLPYFVEEIRVKGTGEVYMKLEGVDTPEQARLLNQKEVWLREADFSRMAARSAPVSLLGFHLIDGETDLGEVVEVIEQPMQVLCKLFIRGKEVLIPLHKGTMGKLDKDHKRLYVTLPEGLLDVYLGET; via the coding sequence ATGGCAGACCAATATTTCAGCATCGGCAGATTCGTAGCGGCCTTCGGCCTGAAGGGCGAGCTCATCCTGAGACACAGCCTGGGCAAAGGATTGCGCACCCTGGAGGTGGTCTTTCTGGAAAACAGGAAAGACGGCTTCCTGCCCTATTTTGTGGAAGAGATCCGTGTAAAAGGGACGGGGGAAGTGTATATGAAGCTGGAGGGTGTAGATACCCCCGAACAGGCACGCCTGCTCAACCAAAAGGAAGTATGGCTGCGGGAAGCGGATTTTTCGCGCATGGCCGCCAGGTCGGCACCGGTGTCGCTCCTGGGTTTTCACCTGATCGATGGGGAGACCGACCTGGGGGAAGTGGTCGAAGTGATCGAGCAGCCGATGCAGGTCTTGTGCAAGTTGTTCATTCGGGGCAAAGAAGTGCTCATTCCTTTGCACAAAGGGACGATGGGGAAGTTGGATAAAGACCACAAACGGCTGTACGTAACCTTGCCGGAAGGGTTGCTGGACGTGTATTTGGGGGAAACGTAA